Sequence from the Chloroflexota bacterium genome:
CGGCAGCCGATTCACATGCTCATCGTAGATCTCAAACGCGACAAGGACACGCGGCGCATTCTGCACGAGCTCAATGGCGCGTTCACCAGCGACTCCTCCATTGGCCGCGATCTGCGCGATGCGCTCGGCGCCCAAAACCGGCGCGTGCTCGACGAAGCCCGGCATGCCATCAACGCGGGAGACGCCGAGACCGTCGGCGCGTTGATGTCGGAAGCACAGGCGATCTTCGACCGGCAGATGGCGCCGGCCTGCCCATCGGAACTGACTGCGCCGCGACTGCACGAGGTGCTCGCGCACCCGCGCGTACGCGAGTTGGCCTGGGGAGGGAAGGGGGTCGGCTCGCAAGGCGACGGCAGCGCGCAGATGGTGGCGCGCAGCGCCGAGGCGCAAGCGCTGCTACTGGCCGAACTGCCGTACTTGCTTGGCGTCGATTGCTTCGAATTGACCATCAAGGCACACAATGGGGGTGGCGCATGACCATCGCCAGCGCGCGTGATCTGGCACTGATCTACTTCATCATCCCGTCGCTGATTATCAGCGCCATGCCGCTGATCGCTTTGTACTTCGCGGTCCGCGGCCTGCGCATCGGCCGGCGACGCATGATGCCCTATGTTCATTTGGCCCAGTTCTACGCCAGTCGCATAGCACGGCTAACACACCGCACATCCGAGCGCGTGGCACAACCGTTTGTCGTCGCAGCCGGCATCGGCAGCCAGATCGAGAACATCGCCATGCAATTCATCGCATTCATTCGCGGCACGGAGGCACCCTAACCATGCAATCGCGTGAAGGTCGCATTATCGTATTCAGTATGCTTGCCGGTGCTCTGGCCGGCGGTCTCGCTATCATGTTGTTGCGCATGCGCGCGGCGCGGCAGACACAGAGCGAACCCGAACCGCTAGGCACCGTGGTCGACAAAATCCACTGGGGCGAACTGTTCAGCATCGCGGCGGCCGGCGTTGCGTTGGCGCGGCGCATCGGAAGTCTGAGCGAACCACCGCCCACCGATAAGGCGAAGTCCTAGCCGACGGCCAGGTCGAGGTCGCCGAAAGCCCGCCATGACAAGCGGGCTTTCGGCTTTTTCTAGCCGCCCTGAACCAAAGCGCACATCAGGACGTACACTGGATACACCCAATGTCCGACACGTCTGCGCGCTTTTTGTTTGAGACACTATCGGGTCTATAATCACGATTTGATTTAAGCGAAAAACTGAGGAGATGCTATGAGACCCAACGCGGATCGCTTGATACTAATGTACCGGAATATGGTGCTTATCCGCAAGTTTGAAGAACGTTCGGCTGGATTCTACCGCGAAGGCAAGATCGGCGGTTTTCTGCACCTGTATATCGGCGAGGAAGCCGTGGGCGTGGGCGCCATCGCGGCGCTGGCGCCGCAGGACTACATCGTCACGCACTACCGAGACCATGGTCATGCGATTGCACGCGGGCTTGACCCGAAAGCATTGATGGCCGAACTGCTCGGACGCTCCACGGGCGTGGCCGGCGGCAAGGGCGGCTCGATGCACCTGGTCGACGTGTCCAAGGGTTTCTGGGGCGGCTACGGCATCGTCGGCGGGCACATCGCGCTGGCCACCGGCCTGGCGCTGGCCTCGCAGTACCAGGATGAGAACCGCGTTACCCTGTGCATCTTCGGCGACGGCTCGACGAACATCGGCTACTTCCACGAGTCGCTCAACCTGGCCTCGCTATGGAAACTGCCGGTGCTCTACCTGTGCGAGAACAACCTGTACGGTATGGGCACGGCCGTCGAGCGCGCCTCGGCCGTCGCATCGATGGCCGAGAAGGCGTGCGCGTACAACATCCCGGCGGTGCGCATCGACGGCATGGACACACTCAAGGTGTTCGATGCCACCCAGCGCGCTATCGAGCATGTGCGCAGCGGCAACGGGCCGTACTTCATTGAGGCGATGTGCTACCGCTTCCCAGGCCATTCGATGGGCGACCCCGAGCGCTACCGTGTCAAGGACGAGGTGGACCGCTACAAGCAGCGCGACCCGATTGTCGCGTTCGGCAAACAACTGGAAGGGGACGGCGTCGTAGACGAGGCCGACCTGGAGCGCATCGAGCGCGAGGTCGCGCAGGAAATGGACGCGGTGGCGTCCTTTGCGGAT
This genomic interval carries:
- the pdhA gene encoding pyruvate dehydrogenase (acetyl-transferring) E1 component subunit alpha; translated protein: MRPNADRLILMYRNMVLIRKFEERSAGFYREGKIGGFLHLYIGEEAVGVGAIAALAPQDYIVTHYRDHGHAIARGLDPKALMAELLGRSTGVAGGKGGSMHLVDVSKGFWGGYGIVGGHIALATGLALASQYQDENRVTLCIFGDGSTNIGYFHESLNLASLWKLPVLYLCENNLYGMGTAVERASAVASMAEKACAYNIPAVRIDGMDTLKVFDATQRAIEHVRSGNGPYFIEAMCYRFPGHSMGDPERYRVKDEVDRYKQRDPIVAFGKQLEGDGVVDEADLERIEREVAQEMDAVASFADASPAPAPESMYDFIYAQSGTH